In Gossypium hirsutum isolate 1008001.06 chromosome D06, Gossypium_hirsutum_v2.1, whole genome shotgun sequence, one genomic interval encodes:
- the LOC107901394 gene encoding metal transporter Nramp5, whose amino-acid sequence MGSLHQQQGGDVAVIPQSWGGGSNRIAALNVEPDTTTPQSFSDNNSKRFNDKHDGPNHDQKPGWRKFLSFIGPGFLVSLAYLDPGNLETDLQAGASHGYELLWVVLIGLVFALIIQSLAANLGVSTGKHLSELCKAEYPRMVKYCLWILAEIAVIAADIPEVIGTAFGLNILFNIPVWVGVLLTGLSTLLLLGLQRYGVRKLEMLIAVLVFVMAGCFFGEMSYVKPPASGVVKGMFVPKLNGQGATGDAIALLGALVMPHNLFLHSALVLSRKVPNSVRGVNDACRYFLIESGIALFVAFLINVAVVSVSAAVCTADNISSANQKRCNDLNLNSASFLLQNVLGKSSKALYAVALLASGQSSTITGTYAGQFIMQGFLNLKMKKWVRNIMTRCIAITPSLVVSIIGGSQGAGRLIIIASMILSFELPFALIPLLKFSSSSTKMGPYKNSIIIIVISWILGIGIIGINVYYLITSFVDWLIHNDVPKVGNVFIGIIVFPLMAIYIIAVIYLTFRKDIVVTYVEPQKDEAADTQVV is encoded by the exons atGGGAAGTTTGCATCAACAGCAAGGAGGCGATGTTGCAGTAATTCCTCAATCATGGGGTGGAGGAAGCAACCGCATAGCTGCTCTCAATGTGGAGCCCGACACCACCACCCCACAATCCTTCTCTGATAACAACAGCAAACGTTTCAATGATAAACATGATGGCCCCAATCATGATCAG AAACCTGGATGGAGAAAGTTTTTGTCATTTATAGGCCCTGGTTTCCTTGTTTCATTAGCTTATCTTGATCCTGGAAACT TGGAAACTGATTTACAAGCAGGAGCCAGCCATGGATATGAG CTGCTGTGGGTGGTTTTGATCGGATTAGTCTTTGCTCTCATAATCCAATCTCTTGCTGCAAATCTTGGAGTCAGCACTG GCAAACACTTATCAGAATTGTGTAAGGCTGAGTACCCAAGAATGGTGAAATATTGCTTATGGATTCTAGCAGAGATTGCTGTCATAGCTGCTGATATACCTGAAG TGATTGGGACAGCCTTTGGATTGAATATACTGTTTAACATCCCAGTATGGGTTGGAGTTTTATTGACGGGTTTAAGCACTCTCCTCCTCCTTGGCCTGCAGAGATATGGG GTGAGGAAGCTAGAAATGCTGATAGCAGTACTGGTGTTTGTAATGGCGGGATGTTTCTTTGGGGAAATGAGTTACGTAAAGCCACCAGCATCAGGTGTGGTTAAAGGCATGTTTGTTCCTAAACTTAATGGCCAAGGAGCCACCGGCGACGCCATTGCCCTCTTGGGTGCCCTTGTTATGCC GCACAATCTCTTCCTTCACTCAGCTCTGGTGCTCAGCAGAAAAGTACCAAACTCTGTTCGAGGTGTTAAT GATGCTTGTAGATATTTTCTAATAGAGAGTGGCATCGCCTTGTTTGTGGCATTTTTAATCAACGTGGCGGTTGTCTCGGTATCCGCCGCGGTCTGCACAGCTGATAATATTTCCAGTGCTAACCAGAAACGTTGCAACGATCTTAATCTCAACTCAGCTTCTTTCCTTCTCCAG AATGTGTTGGGGAAATCTAGCAAAGCCCTTTATGCCGTTGCACTTTTAGCATCAGGGCAAAGCTCTACCATTACAGGGACTTATGCAGGACAATTTATCATGCAG GGTTTCTTGAATCTTAAAATGAAGAAATGGGTGAGGAATATAATGACTAGGTGTATTGCCATTACACCTAGTCTCGTTGTGTCCATCATTGGTGGATCTCAAGGGGCCGGTCGACTAATTATCATTGCATCG ATGATTCTTTCATTTGAGCTACCATTTGCTCTAATCCCACTCCTTAAATTTAGTAGCAGCTCAACCAAGATGGGACCTTACAAGAACTCCATAATT ATAATTGTGATTTCATGGATTTTAGGCATTGGAATCATTGGCATCAACGTGTACTATTTAATAACATCGTTTGTAGACTGGTTGATTCACAATGATGTACCAAAAGTAGGGAATGTATTCATTGGAATCATTGTGTTTCCTTTAATGGCGATTTACATTATTGCAGTCATCTATCTAACATTCAGAAAAGACATTGTTGTTACATATGTGGAGCCCCAAAAAGATGAAGCAGCAGATACCCAAGTTGTTTGA
- the LOC107900018 gene encoding uncharacterized protein, whose amino-acid sequence MAVYNSFIKPGAVPFKWEIRPGVPKQPQNPKQQPPNNQRSSPNLSGPLCPPQKLKPSPAGSYLLLTSEPQTHSFRSTPRSHSERWRFDRPVQVHLECVSHGCFPSPLLRRKGSKRRSQKSEPDYVSDLETLSRWLVSSRKSLSPFYGSPVSSFLSFRSSP is encoded by the exons ATGGCAGTTTATAATTCCTTCATAAAGCCAGGGGCTGTTCCTTTTAAGTGGGAGATCAGACCCGGTGTTCCCAAACAACCACAGAACCCAAAACAGCAACCTCC AAACAACCAGCGTTCATCACCAAATTTATCAGGACCACTTTGTCCTCCACAAAAGCTTAAACCTTCACCTGCTGGATCCTACTTGCTCCTAACTTCGGAGCCCCAAACTCATTCTTTTAGGTCTACACCACGTTCCCATTCCGAGCGTTGGCGGTTTGATCGACCTGTCCAAGTGCATCTTGAATGTGTTTCACACGGATGCTTCCCCTCACCATTGCTTAGGCGAAAAGGAAGCAAGAGGAGGAGCCAAAAATCTGAACCCGACTATGTTTCTGATCTTGAGACACTGTCGCGGTGGTTGGTGTCAAGTCGGAAGTCACTGTCACCGTTCTATGGCTCACCGGTGTCttcctttttatcttttaggtCATCGCCTTGA
- the LOC121218259 gene encoding pentatricopeptide repeat-containing protein At1g77405 produces the protein MFPTKPLQRSSDGIVHQVMSMMVQNRPFDAQLASSTISNPWTTDSVSDILRSVPKFFFQSLRSIGRQKGFRHRAPLKQRNLKQEKFKISHNVLLLGPAAYRDPERVALGLYKAMEFYLWVEKFFGFSHNEKTCKEMAFVLAKGNNLKGLWDFLKEMSRIDNGSLVTTSSITCLIKVLGEEGLVNEALACFFRMKQYHCKPDVFAYNMIIRALCRVGNFNKARFLLEQMELPGFRCPPDVYTYTILISSYCKFSMQTGCRKAIRRRLYEANHLFREMLFKGFVPDVVTYNCLIDGCCKTNRIERALELFEDMNKRNCVPNRITYNSFIRYYCAVNEIDKGIEMMRRMQRMNHGVATNSSYTPIIHALCEAERVLEAKGFLFELIRGGSIPREYTYKLVCDALNSVGAANLIDDEMHKRIRDGIGSRCRQVMKVKHITSHIRTTRMVEEV, from the coding sequence ATGTTTCCAACAAAGCCTTTGCAACGCAGCTCCGATGGCATAGTCCACCAGGTAATGTCAATGATGGTTCAAAACCGACCCTTCGATGCTCAACTCGCTTCTTCAACAATTTCAAATCCATGGACAACTGATTCAGTTTCAGATATCTTAAGATCCGTTCCCAAGTTCTTTTTTCAATCCCTTCGTTCCATTGGCCGTCAAAAAGGCTTCCGCCACCGTGCTCCTttaaagcaaagaaaccttaaaCAAGAGAAATTTAAGATTTCCCATAATGTTCTTCTCCTTGGGCCTGCTGCTTATAGAGACCCCGAAAGGGTAGCTTTAGGACTATATAAAGCAATGGAATTCTATTTATGGGTGGAaaagtttttcgggttttctcaTAATGAGAAAACTTGTAAAGAAATGGCTTTTGTTTTGGCTAAAGGTAATAATTTGAAGGGTCTTTGGGATTTTCTAAAGGAAATGTCTAGGATTGATAATGGGAGTCTTGTTACTACTTCTTCTATCACCTGTTTGATTAAAGTCCTAGGAGAAGAAGGGTTAGTTAATGAAGCATTGGCTTGTTTTTTTAGAATGAAGCAATATCATTGCAAACCTGATGTTTTTGCATATAATATGATTATTCGTGCCCTTTGTAGAGTTGGGAATTTTAATAAAGCAAGGTTCTTGTTGGAACAAATGGAATTACCAGGTTTCAGATGTCCACCCGATGTGTATACATATACAATTTTGATAAGTTCTTATTGTAAGTTCAGTATGCAAACAGGATGTCGAAAGGCAATTCGAAGGAGGCTTTATGAGGCGAATCACTTGTTTCGTGAGATGTTGTTTAAGGGTTTTGTCCCTGATGTTGTGACTTATAATTGTTTGATTGATGGTTGTTGTAAGACGAATCGAATTGAAAGGGCTTTGGAACTTTTTGAAGATATGAATAAAAGGAATTGTGTTCCAAACCGGATCACCTATAATTCTTTCATTAGGTACTATTGTGCTGTTAATGAGATCGATAAAGGTATTGAGATGATGCGGAGGATGCAACGGATGAATCATGGCGTAGCAACAAATAGTTCGTATACTCCGATTATACATGCTCTGTGTGAAGCTGAAAGGGTGTTGGAGGCCAAGGGTTTTCTTTTTGAGTTGATCAGAGGGGGATCTATCCCAAGAGAGTATACATATAAGTTAGTTTGTGATGCACTGAATTCAGTAGGAGCAGCCAATTTGATCGACGACGAGATGCATAAAAGAATAAGAGATGGTATCGGCAGCAGATGTAGACAAGTTATGAAAGTGAAACATATAACAAGTCACATACGGACAACGAGGATGGTGGAGGAAGTTTAG